The Gloeocapsa sp. PCC 73106 DNA segment TCTCAAGTCAGCACCTGATAAATTGGCTTCAGAGAAATTAGCCCCTTTACAATTAGCACCACGCAGATCAGACTTAATCAGGTTAGCTCCGACTAAATTAGCTCCCTCTAGATTAGCATCCCAAAGCGCAGCTCTAGCTAGATCAAGTTTGCTTAAATCAGAATTATTCAGTTCCACTCGAGTTAAGGAGTTTTTTTTCCTCCAAGAGTTCCACTCTTTTATGTCTCGTCTAATGAGAGATAATTGTTCTGTTGACGCCATTTGTTTTACTCTCCCAAGCTCTGTGTCAATATTACATTAAAATCTGCTCAAGATAAAACAGCGATTACACCTAGGGAAAAGTAAATTTATCTCGTAGGATCAATTAAAACGATTCCGGTTTTTTTCAATGCTTTAAATTTTTTTAGGAGCGCTTCCCAGAAAATGATTCTCAAAACTCAACATCGTTGTTTTGGCGGTACTGTCGCCTATTACAGTCACTACTCTGACTATTGTCGTAGTCATATGAGTTTCTCTATCTTTTTACCACCTTCGCAAGAACCTCGTCCTGTACTTTACTTTCTTTCGGGTTTAACTTGTACACCAGAAAATTTTACTGTTAAAGCGGGAGTACAGCGATATGCAGCACTATACGGTTTAGTTATTGTCGCTCCCGATACTAGTCCGCGTGAAACGGGTATACCGGGGGAAAGCGATCGCACTGATTTAGGAAGTGGTGCTAGTTTCTATCTAGATGCGGTCACTTCTCCTTGGCGCGAGCATTATCAGATGTATAGTTATATAACTAAAGAGCTACCTCAAGTGATTGGGGAGAATTTCGCGGTTTTAAAGGATAAACAGGGTATATTTGGGCATTCTATGGGAGGTCACGGCGCTTTAATCGCTGCTTTAAAGAATCCTGGACAATATCTCTCGGTTTCAGCTTTTGCTCCTATTAGTGCTCCTTCTTTATGTGAATGGGGAAAACGAGCTTTTACGACCTATTTAGGGGAAGACGTGAGTCTGTGGGGAAATTACGACGCTTCGCAATTAGTAAAGCACAATCGGTTATCGAGTAAGATTTTGATAGATCAAGGAAAAGCCGACCAATTTTACCAGGAGCAGCAACTGTTACCGGAGGTTTTCCAAGAAGCTTGTCAAGAAGTGGGACAACCTCTGGAATTGAGATTTCACGAGGGCTATGATCACAGTTACTTTATGATAGCAAGCTTTATCGGTGAGCATTTACAGCACCATATAGCTATTTTAGATCCTAGTACAGGGGAGCAATCATGACAGAAGAATATCAACGCAAAATGCAGAAACGCAAAGAAATACAAGAGCAACGACTCGCTGCTTGTCAAGACAGTAAAGGATTAATCATAGTTAATACCGGTAACGGGAAGGGTAAAACTACCGCAGCTTTAGGAATGGTATTGCGATCGCTCGGTCACGGTTATCGAGTCGCGATCGTTCAGTTTATCAAAGGCGCTTGGGAACCTGCGGAAAAAGCGATTTTGAGTCAATGGGAGCAACAATTAGAATTTTACGCCATGGGGGAGGGTTTTACCTGGGAAACCCAAGATCGTGAGCGAGATATATCTAAAGCGACAGAAGCTTGGCATAAAGCCTTAACCTTTCTTCTTAATCCTGAGTATCAATTAGTGCTACTAGATGAGATTAATGTTGCCTTAAAATTAGGATATCTCAACTTGGAGGAAGTAATAGCCGCTTTAGTCCAAAAACCCCCACAAACCCACGTAATTCTAACCGGAAGAGGAGCGCCTCCTGCTTTAGTGGAAATCGCTGACTTGGTTACAGAGATGAAATTAATTAAACACCCTTTTAGGGAACAGGGAATTAAAGCGCAACCAGGTATAGAATTTTAGATATTAGCGGTAGTGAGAGTCAATCCTAGTAATTAATTTCCCACCAGCCAAAAGCGGGACCAACAAAGCGAATCGTTAACCAAGCGCCCACTAACAATACAATACCAATCCAAGCGCCTTTGGTGGTGATACGATAGAATTGCTCGGCTTGAGATTTGGTAATGGGAAGCCAAGAGACGACTGTTTGTTCTTTACCGTACTCTGTACCCAAAGCTTCTTTACGACGTTTTGATTCACCCATATTTTTAAACTTGTCAATAAATAACAGTATAGGATTTTCTCAGGAAAAAATCAGTTTCATCGGCCACAATAAGAGTTACTATCGGCAATAAAATAAAGAGATCGCACATGTTTGATGAACTCTTAGCTACTTTATATAATACCCAACAATCCCACAATTATCTAGTTGATAACGACGGTACGGTTAAAGATTGCACTCTAGAAACCATAGATTCTCCTACTACCTATAGATTGTATCGCTTTTTAACAGACCTAGAAGACCTGCTTAACTCTACTGCTAATCCTGAAAAAATTCTACTGACTCTGATTCCTAAAGTTAGACAACTGCTTACAGATTCCTATTGGTTACAAACTGACTATAGTGAACCCTCCCGTAATCTGGGGTGGTCAGTAAAAATACTCTATCAAGAGCCAGATTACCCTATCACCATTCAAAACGTCGCTTGGTTACCGCATCAAACCTCCCCTATCCATAATCATGGTACTTGGGGAATAGTAGCAATAATCAGTGGTTCGGAGAAGAATAAATTGTGGCGACGAACCTCAAGAAAGAGCGATCGCCTAGAATTAGTTGGAGAACAGATTTTACTTCCCGGAGATATCATCGCTTTTAACCCCGAAGCGATCCACAGTGTTGAACCAGTAGGAGATGAACCTACGATTACTTTTAATCTCTATGGTGTTACCAATTTCGCTGCTAGATACGAGTTTGACGCGGTTACGCACAAAGCTAAAAACTTTTGAACGATCTAATCTCCCCAACGTATCCCACCGGGGGTTTCATTAGCAGGGGCTGGATTGCTCCCTCCTCCGGTACCATTCCAAGGTCGCTGTTCTTCAATCAGATGGGGGATAATTAATTTGGTCCAACTTTCTATTTTTTGTGGGTATTCCTGGTTAACACATCTTTGAGCTCTGTTAATAGGAATTTTCAAGGGATTTCTAGTATCTTCTGAATTATTAGGATCTGCTACCAATGGAGTTGCATATTTATCAGGATTGCTGCCCAATATAATACAGAATAAATTAGC contains these protein-coding regions:
- the fghA gene encoding S-formylglutathione hydrolase gives rise to the protein MILKTQHRCFGGTVAYYSHYSDYCRSHMSFSIFLPPSQEPRPVLYFLSGLTCTPENFTVKAGVQRYAALYGLVIVAPDTSPRETGIPGESDRTDLGSGASFYLDAVTSPWREHYQMYSYITKELPQVIGENFAVLKDKQGIFGHSMGGHGALIAALKNPGQYLSVSAFAPISAPSLCEWGKRAFTTYLGEDVSLWGNYDASQLVKHNRLSSKILIDQGKADQFYQEQQLLPEVFQEACQEVGQPLELRFHEGYDHSYFMIASFIGEHLQHHIAILDPSTGEQS
- the cobO gene encoding cob(I)yrinic acid a,c-diamide adenosyltransferase, encoding MTEEYQRKMQKRKEIQEQRLAACQDSKGLIIVNTGNGKGKTTAALGMVLRSLGHGYRVAIVQFIKGAWEPAEKAILSQWEQQLEFYAMGEGFTWETQDRERDISKATEAWHKALTFLLNPEYQLVLLDEINVALKLGYLNLEEVIAALVQKPPQTHVILTGRGAPPALVEIADLVTEMKLIKHPFREQGIKAQPGIEF
- a CDS encoding DUF2839 domain-containing protein; the encoded protein is MGESKRRKEALGTEYGKEQTVVSWLPITKSQAEQFYRITTKGAWIGIVLLVGAWLTIRFVGPAFGWWEINY